The Haemorhous mexicanus isolate bHaeMex1 chromosome 35, bHaeMex1.pri, whole genome shotgun sequence genome contains the following window.
gtgtttatgggctgttttttggggtggttttggggtgcttatgggctgggtttggggtgtttttggggtgtatatgggctgtttttggggtgttgtttttgggatgtttttggggtggttttggggtgttgattttggggtgttttgggctGTTTATGGGGTGTTTATgggctgttttttggggtgtttttggggtatttatgggctgtttttggggtgttttggggcagGCCCAGGGGGGGCTGCGGGAGCTGAGCGAGGCCCAGGcccgggagctgcaggacagccgGAGCCAGAGGGAGAGCCTGGAGAGAGAGCTGCAGGtatgggggggatttgggggggtctgggtgggatttgggggttcctggaggggtttggggggatcctgggggggatttgggggatttgggggactcctgggaggagttttgggggtgctGGAGGAGTTTGGGGTCTCttccaggggggtttgggggggaatttgggggtcctggggagggttgggggatttgggggggtcctgggagggatTTGTGAGATTtgaggggggtcctgggggggattgggggaggaattgggggtcctgggagggatttgggggatctgGAGAGGTcctggaggggattttgggggatttgggggggatccTGGGtgggtcctggaggggtttgggggttcctgagggggtttgggggggtccccaagCAGATTTTGAGGTTCccaggggtttttggggggtccccaggaagattttgggggtcctggggagttgtttggggtcccagggggttttttgggggggtccccatGGATcttttggggtgccccaggtgtgctcaggtgagcggGAGGAGCTGCGTCAGCGCCTGCACGAGGCCGAGGccgcccaggtgaccccaaaatccccccctgagacccctccccacttttggggtcccccccaaAACATcggggaccccccaaaatctccccatccccaggagaggctgcgggaggagcaggagcagcagcgggggcagctccaggtcagcggggccggggggatttgggggaaatttgggggattttggggaaaatttggggaaaatttgggagtaaattttggggagatttgaggtaattttgggggtaaatttgggggtaaatttgggggattttggggtaaatttgggggattttgggtaaaatttggggaaaatttgggagtAAATTTTGAGGAGATTTGAGGTAATTTTGGGGATAAATTtgggggtaaatttgggggattttggggtaaatttgggggattttggggtaaatttgggggattttggagaaaatttggggaaaatttgggagtaaattttggggagatttgaggtcattttgggggtaaatttgggggtaaatttgggggattttggggtaaatttgggggattttggggtaaatttgggggattttgggtaaaatttggggaaaatttgggagtAAATTTTGAGGAGATTTGAGGTAATTTTGGGGATAAATTtgggggtaaatttgggggattttggggtaaatttgggggattttggggtaaatttgggggattttggagaaaatttggggaaaatttgggagtaaattttggggagatttgaggtcattttgggggtaaatttgggggtaaatttgggggattttggggtaaatttgggggattttggggtaaatttgggggattttggagaaaatttggggaaaatttgggagtaaattttggggagatttgaggtcattttgggggtaaatttgggggtaaatttgggggattttggggtaaatttgggggattttggggtaaatttgggggattttggagaaaatttggggaaaatttgggagtaaattttggggagatttgaggtcattttgggggtaaattggggggtaaatttgggggattttggggtaaatttgggggattttggggaaaatttgggggattttggggaaaatttggggaaaatttgggagtaaattttggggagatttgaggtcattttgggggtaaatttgggggtaaatttgggggattttggggtaaatttgggggattttggggtgaatttgggggattttggagaaaatttggggaaaatttgggagtaaattttggggagatttgagGTCATTTTaggggtaaatttgggggattttggggtaaatttgggggattttgggtaaaatttgggagaaatttgggagtaaattttggggagatttgaagtaattttgggggtaaatttgggggattttggggtaaatttgggggattttggggaaaatttgggagaaatttgggagtaaattttggggagatttgaagtaattttggggtaaatttgggggattttggagtaAATTTTGTGGGATTTTAGGGAGatttgggtaaatttggggggattttgggtaaACTTTGGGGATTTGAggtaaatttgggggggattttgggggtgttgtttttggggtgcttattgggatggttttgggatTTCCAGATTGTCCCCAAATGTctcaaaatgtccccaaattgCCCCGGACTGAcaccaaaatgtccccaaatgtcctcAAATTGTCCCCAAACattcccaaatgtccccagacTTTTCCAAATTGTCCCCGAATGTCCCCAAAATGACCTTAAATGTCCCCAGACATTTCAAGgttgtccccaaatgtccccaaatgtccccccaggaagagctggggcagctgcgGGCGGCGCTGGGGGAGGAGCAGCGGCTGCGGGAGCTGAGCGAGGCCGAGGGACGTGCCCTGAGacaggtgggaccccaaaatctcctcaaaaaaccccaaaattttctaAGCCAGGCCCATCATCCCCCTAAACGGCCCCCAAACCCCTTAAAtagccccaaaacagcccccaaaaatccccaaaatagccccaaaattGCCCTGAACACCCTAAACCAGCctcaaaacagccccaaaatcccctgaaatagccccaaaatcccctaaaacagccccaaaatctcctAAAATAGCCCCAAACAGTCCCAAAATCTCCtgaaacacccccaaaaccccccaaaagcccccaaatcctgtaacctccccccaaaaatcccccccaaatcccctaaacccctccaaaatccccctgaaacactcaaaaaatcccccaaaatctcccaaaatcccccaaaatatcccacaAACCCCtcgaaaatcccccaaaatcctctcaaacctcctcaaaaatcccctgaaatcccccaaacccctaaAACTCCCCCCAGGAGCTGAAGGACGTGCGGGACGGGCAGCGCATCCTGGAGAAGAAAGGCAGCGCCGCCGTGAGCGACCCCCgggggggggctctggggacaccccgaaacttttggggacccccccagggatttgggggttccccaaacatcccccaaaccccccaaattttcctccCCCAGCTGAAGGATCtgaggaggcagctgcagctggagaggcgCCGGGGGGAGCGGCTGCAGGAgcggctgcaggagctgctggtgcccagcagggcccgCTCGGGTcagggggggtctggggaggggaccccgAAATTGGGGGAGGGGAGACCCCGAAATTGGGGGAGGGGAGACCCCGAAATTGGGGGAGGGGAGACCCCGAAATTGGGGGACCccggaatttggggaggggaccccggaatttggggaggggaccCCGGCATTGGGTATGAAGGGACCTCGGAATTGGGATGGGGGGGACCccggaatttggggagggggaccccgaaatttggggaggggagaccccgaaatttggggaggggagaCCCCGAAATTGGGGGAGGGGAGACCCCGAAATTGGGGGAGGAGAGACCCCGAAATTGGGGGAccctggaatttggggaggggaccCCGGCATTGGGGATGAAGGGACCTCGGAATTGGGATGGGGGGGACCccggaatttggggaggggagaCCCCGAAATTGGGGGAGGGGAGACCCcgaaatttggggaggggagaccccaaaattgggggaggggagaccccaaaattgggggacccaggaatttggggaggggaccCTGGAATTGGGGATGAAGGGACCTCGGAATTGGGATGGGGGGGACCCCggaatttggggagggagaccccgaaatttggggaggggagaccctgaaatttggggaggggagaCCCCGAAATTGGGGGacccaggaatttggggaggggaccCTGGAATTGGGGATGAAGGGACCTCGGAATTGGGATGGGGGGGACCccggaatttggggaggggaccccggaatttggggaggggagaccccgaaatttggggaggggagaCCCCGAAATTTGAGGAccctggaatttggggaggggaccCTGGAATTGGGGATGAAGGGACCTCGGAATTGGGATGGGGGGGACCCCggaatttggggagggagaccccgaaatttggggaggggagaCCCCGAAATTGGGGGACCCCggaatttgggatgggaggACCTTGGAATTTGGGGATGAAGGGACCTTGGAATTGGGATGGGGGGGAccctggaatttggggaggggaccCTGGAATTGGGGGGACCCCAAAGTTGGGGGGGACCCTGCAATCTGGTGGGACCCCGAAATTGGGGTGGATGGGAGGAGCccggaatttggggaggggaccCTGGAATTGGGGATGAAGGGACCTCGGAATTGGGATGGGAGGACcttggaatttggggagggggaaccccaaaattgggggggggaCACCATGGAATCTTGGGGGGAAAGActctggaatttggggagaGGATCCCTaaatctggggggggggggagggaccccgaaatttggggaggggggaagtcCAGAATGGGTCCTTGATGGTATTTCGGGTTTGCTGATGGAGTTTGGGGTCTCTGATAcgttttgggggtccccaggtggattttggggtcccaggtgggttttAGGGGGTCCCtgatgggttttgggggtccccaggtggattttggggtccctgaggggattttggagggtccctgatgggttttgggggtccctgatgagttttgggggtcctcaggtgcattttggggttccaggtgGGAATCTGGGGGGgttcctgaggggattttggggggtccctgatgggttttggggtccctgaggggattttgggggtccccaggtggattttggggtccctgaggggattttgggggatccctgatgagttttgggggtccccaggtggattttggggtccctgaggggattttgggggatccctgatgagttttgggggtccccaggtggattttggggtccctgaggggattttggggggtccctgatgagttttgggggtccccaggtggattttggggtccctgaggggattttggggggtccctgatgggttttggggtccctgaggggattttgggggatccctgatgagttttgggggtccccaggtggattttggggtccctgaggggattttggggggtccctgatgagttttgggggtccccaggtggattttggggtccctgaggggattttggggggtccctgatgggttttggggtccctgaggggattttggggggtccctgatgggttttggggtccccccagggctggaggagctggggctggacgGAGGCTCCTCCCCAGGGCGGGGCCCGGGCGGGGACAGCAGCTCCGTGTCCTCATTGGGCCGCGATGGCTCCGCCCCCGGCAGCACCAAGGTGggcggggcctcatggaacGGGAGGGGGTGGGGCTTAGGGAAAAGGGGCGTGGTCTCAGGGACAGGAAGTGGGAGCGGGGAATGGGCGTGGTTTGTGTGGGTGGGGTCATGTGGGTGTGGTTTTGTGGGCGTGGCTTAACAGGGTTTAAGTGGGAGTGTGGCTTAGTTGGGTGTGGCTTAAGAGGGTGTGGTTTAGTTAAGGCGTGGCTTAATTGGGGTAACGACTTAGGGGTGTGGTTTGGGTGCTAATTGGGGGTGTGGCCACGTGTGGGCATGGCTTTAAGGGGTGTGGCTTAAGAGGGTGTGACATGGTAGGCGTGGcttaattaaaatatgtattttgggGTGTTGCATAGATGGGTGCAACCAAATGGGGGTGTGGCTTAAAAGGGTGTGGCAGGTGGGTGTGGCTTAACTACAGCACAGTTATGTGGGGTGTGACTTGATTGTGGGCGTGGTTTGGGTGTGACCAAACGGGTGTGGCATGAGTGGGTGTGGCTTAATTAGAGCACAACTTTGGCGTGGCTTGATTAGGGGCGTGGCCTGTGACCAAAAGGGTGTGGCTTAAGAGGGTGTGCCATTGTGGGCGTGGCTTTGCTGTAACCCGCTATGGGTGTGGCTTCGAGGCACTGCCCAATGTGGGCGTGgccatttcccccctttccctttATGAACCATGGGGAGGGCGGAGCTCTGTTGGGCGTGGTCTGACGGGCtgtggccccgcccccggccccgcccccggcacAGTCGGGCTCGGGCAGCCCCGGGGGTGGCAGcgccgggggggtcccggctgGGGGGGGCCTGTCCCCGGCAGAGGTGGCCGAGCTGTTCCAGAGGCTggcccagagccagcaggagcgctggctgctggaggagaaggtactgggagcactgggagggactgggagggcatttagagggactgggaggggattgggagggactgggagggactgggatgggattgggaaagactgggagggactgggaggggattggaagggactgggagggactgggatgggattgggagagactgggagggactgggaggggattgggataaactgggatggactgggataagctgggaggggactgagagggactgggatggactgggagggtaTTTTGGGGcattgggagggactgggatggactgggataaactgggaggggactgggagggatttTAACCAAACTGGGATGGATTGGGAGGGTAtttgggcactgggagggactgggagcactgggaggggattgggagggactgggagggactgggagggtaTTTTGGGGcattgggatggactgggataaactgggaggggactgagatggactgggatggactgggagggtaTTTTGGGGcattgggatggactgggataaactgggaggggactgggagggatttTAACCAAACTGCGATGAattgggagggattttgggcactgggagggactgggagcactggggggagATTGGGAGGGACtaggagggactgggaggggattgggagggactgggatggactgggaggggattgggagggactgggagggactgggaggggattgggaaagactgggagggactgggatgggattgggaaggactgggagggactgggatgggattgggataaactgggatggactgggataaactgggaggggactgagatggactgggatggactgggagggtaTTTTGGGGcattgggatggactgggataaactgggaggggactgggatggactgggataaactgggaggggactggagGGATTTTAACCAAACTGGGATGGATTGGGAGGGTATttggggcactgggagggactgggagcactgggagggatgGTGTGGGTGTGTCGCACCTGGTGCCgctcacctgcagctccccgGGCAGGTGAGGCACCTGGAGGTGTCGAGCGCATCCATGGCCGAGGATCTGTGCAGGAAGAGCGCCATCATCCAGAGCTTCGTGAGGGACAGCCGCACAGGTGAGgccacctgggctcacctgggctcacctgggctcacctgggctcacctgggccagctgggctcacctgggctcacctgggcctCATCTGGCAGCTGGTACCTGTTACAGCTGTGCCCTCACCTGGCACTGCTCTCACCTCTTGCACCTGGGCCTCACTGGTCCCTCACCTGGCACCCCACCCATGTGGTCCTTTGTACCTGTCCCTCTCACCTGGGCCTCACCTGTCTCAGTCTCGTGTGTCCCAGTCCAACCTGTCACCtgaccctcacctgtcccagtctcacctgtcccagtctcacctgtctcacctgtcccttctcacctgtccctcacctgtccctcacctgtccctcactgtctctcacctgtctcacctatcccctctcacctgtctcctctcacctgtcccctctcacctgtccctcacctgtccttcACCTGTCCTTCACCTGTCCCTCACTGTCCCTcactgtctctcacctgtctcacctgtcccctctcacctgtctcacctgtccctcacctgtcccagtctcacctgtcccctctcacctgtcccctctcacctgtccctcacctgtctcacctgtctctcacctgtcccagtctcacctgtcccttctcacctgtccctcacctgtctctcacctgtccgCAGAGGCCGCGGGTcccgcggggccggcgcggcgtggggcggggccggggccaggtgaggaggggctgcgggagatgAACAAGAAGCTGCAGAAcctcctggaggagcagctgaccAAGAACctgcacctggcacaggtgagggggcggggccaggcCTAAAGGAGGTGTGGCTTCTGGGAAAGGGGTGCAGCCTCTTAAAGAGGCATGGTTTTAAAATGGGTGTGGTCTCAGAATGGGTGTGGCTGTAGGGTGAGGGTGTGGCTTTTGGGGTGGAGCTCAGTGGGGGCATGGTTTGATTTGGGGTGTGGCAGAAGCTATGACATCACTGAGTTTATGGACATGAAAGAAGGGGTTAAAGTGGAGGTGGGGCTTTCAGCTCTGGGCGTGACCATTCTAAGGGCGTGGCCTCGTGCAGTGGGCGTGGTCTCTACCCCTCTCATTCCCCCCTTTCCAGGACCTGGagtccctgtcccaggagctggcacagctcaggaaGGAACAGGcaacccccccgggacccccctgAGGGGCGGGGCCTCTCTTGGTGGGCGGGGCCTCGCCCTCTGCCCCCCCGCAGGCTCCGCCCCCCGGCCGGGGCGCTGCTGCGGGGGAGATGTTGCCCCTTTAAGGAAGGTGTGGGCCCCTCCGGCATTGCTGCTTTAAGGCCGGACGGTTCTTTACATGGCGTTGCCCCTTTAAGGGTGGGCGGGGCTCCCTGGAGGGCGTTTCCCTTTTAAGCGCGAGGGCGGTTCCCGCCGCGGGTTTGCCCCTTTAAGGAGAACGTGGTCCCGACTCTGGCGTTGCCCGTTTAAGGGGGTCCCGCATGCGCCCCCCTCTCCCCCAATAAACCCGATGTGAATCGCTGCCTGTGACGTCATTTCACTGTTTTGGGAAAGGGTGGGAGGAGTCGGTGACGTCATCAGAAGAACCGAGCCGGCGGGGCCCGCCCCGTGACGTCAGTTCCGCGCGCTGCCCCGGATGTTGTTGCCGCGGCCACGGCCGCAGGACGGGCACGGGCGCGGGGCCGCTCCGGATTCCCCCCCAGAACCGCGCACCGTCCGGCCGGGGGGCGCCGCGTGACGTCAGCACGGTGACGTAACACCAGCCCCCCGCTTCCCCGGCtcgggggggcggcggcggcggcgaaaACCCCCGGAACCCCCAACCCCGCCCGAGACCCCGCCCCAACATGGCGGCGACGACGGGGGGCGGAGCATCGCCGGgaggcgggggcggggccgcgctggAGGAGGAGTGCGAGGTTGTGCGCGTGCGTGTCAAGGTAAGGGGCGGGGCATCGCGTGGGCGTGGTTTTCGAATTAGCGGTCATGGGCGGGGTTACGGGGTGGAGTCACGCGCCCCCCCGGCAGCCAATCAGCTTGGGTGGGGCGTCGGAGGGAAAATTTCGCGCCTTTTGGGTCACGTGGGGGGCGGCCGCCAATCAGCGTTCGTGAGGCGGGCGGGGTTGCTGTGGGGACGGGTTTGCGCCGCCATGTTGGATCGCcatgaggggctggggggctccgGGACTCCCCTGGACCCTCCCGGGACCGTCCTGGAGCCCCCTGACGCTCCTCCCGCAGAAGAACGAGGGCCAGCAGCCGCCCGAGTTCCGCTCGTTCGCCGTGGACCCGCAGATCACATCGCTGGACgtgctgcagcacatcctggcCCGGGCCTTCGACCTGCAGGGGTGAGCGGGACCCCCCTGGTTCCCCATTcaggcacacctgggaccccctagagcccccaggtgagctcacctgtgttCCCTCAGGAAGAAAAGCTTCGTTCTGAGCTTCGCGGCGCGGGACGGGCAGGGCCAGGACACCTTTGTGCCTCTGCTGAGCGATGGTGACTTGGCCAACGCCTTCACCTGTGCCCGGCCCACCCTGAGGCTGCGCCTGGATGTCAGGAACCCCCCTGACAGTGAGTGACACCTGAGTACACCTGGAGGGGTgggagcacacctgggatacacgTGGGGTAGTGACAGACTtacctggacacacctgggcacagggggaCACGTCTCGGTTGGACAGGACACATCTGGGGACACACActtgggacacctgggggcgTGGGCTGGGTGTCAGGAGGTGCTGGGTACCTGGGGGAGGAGCCCAGTGTGGCTCAGCTGTGCGAGGTGGGGCTCCAGGGCTCTCAGGTACCTGTGGCTCAGgtgtgctgtccccaggcccGCTGCTGGAGGACTGGGACATCATCAGCCCGCGGGAGGTGGCGGCGGCCGAGCCGGTCCCCGAGCGCCGCTCGCTGCTGGCGGCAGCCCTGCCCTTcacccaggctctgctggcacaggtgagcacacctggtGCAGGTAAAGCACACCTGGGGTGCCCCACCCTGCTGGAAGCTCACAGAGAGCTCCTGCTTGGgcatcccagtgccctcccagtgaCACCTGTACCCACCTGTTCCCACAGGTGGGCCGGACGCTGGCGCGGGCACAGGCGGCCCTGGCGTGGCCTGAGGGGACCCTGGCCGTgtccccgccccctcccccgcccccgcccTGCGCCCCCCTGAGCGACGCCGACCTGAGGTCGTACCTGGGCCCAGGTGGACGCCTGCTGCGGCCCCAGGACCTGCGGCTGCACATCTTCCACGGTGGCGTCGAGCCCGGCCTGCGCAAGGTGAGAGCCcagagacacacctgggacatgTCCGGGAGGGTGTGGTCACACCTGGGGTACGTCTGAGGGGGTGTGGTCACACCTGGGACATACCTGGGGGGGTTCTGATCATACCTGGGGTCCTCTGAGCCACACTTTGGGATCTTCTGAGCCGCACCTTGGGGGTTCTTTGGCTTCCCTGAGCCTCACCTAGTGGTTATGATTACACCTGAGTCACACCTTGGGTGTTCTGATCTTGCTTGATGTCACCtcaggcacacctggggatcTTCATATCCTTCCTGACCAACACCTGAGAGTTCCTGCCGTCCTtaaccccatttccccccatacAGGTGGTCTGGCGTTACCTGCTGAACGTGTCCCTgatccctcacctgtcccattcCCCCCCATACAGGTGGTGTGGTGTTACCTGCTGAACGTGTCCCTgatccctcacctgtcccattcCCCCCCATACAGGTGGTATGGCGTTACCTGCTGAACGTGTCTCTgatccctcacctgtcccattccccatcccGGTGTTCTGGCGTTACCTGCTGAACGTGTCCCTgatccctcacctgtcccattcCCCCCCATACAGGTGGTGTGGTGTTACCTGCTGAACACGTTCCTagtccctcacctgtcccattccccatcccGGTGGTCTGGCGTTACCTGCTGAACGTGTCCCTgatccctcacctgtcccattcTCCATACAGGTGGTCTGGCGTTACCTGCTGAACGTCTTCCCCGCCGGCCTGACGGGCCAGGAGCGCCTGTCCCACCTGCGCCTCAAGGCGGCCGAGTACTCCTCCCTGAAGGTGGCCCTGGCCGCCCGCGCCGCGCCGGCCGAGCTGGCCCAGGTGGCCGCGGCCGTGCGCAAGGACGTGGTGCGCACCGACCGGGCCCACCCCTACTTCGGCGGGCCCGAGGAGGGCCACCCTCACCTGGCCGCCCTGCAGGCGCTGCTGACCACCTTCGCGCTGGGCCACCCGCGCCTCTCCTACTGCCAGGGCATGTCGGACGTGGCGGCGCCGCTGCTGGCCGTGCTGGACGACGAGGCGCAGGCCTTCCTGTGCTTCTGCTCGCTGATGCGCCGCCTGGCGCCGCGCTTCCGCCCCGGCGGCCGCGGGCTGGCGCGCGCCTTCGGCCACCTGCGCCGCCTGCTGCGCCGCGCCGACCCCCAGTTCTGGGCCTTCCTGGCGGCGCGCGGCGCCCACGACCTGCTCTTCTGCTAccgctggctgctgctggagctcaagCGCGAGTTCGCCTTCGAGGACGCGCTCAAGGTGCTGGAGATCACCTGGAGCTCgctgccgcccgccccgcccccgccccccgAGGGGGTCCCGCTGCTCGGAGCCCCCCTGGGAGCTCGCAGGGCCGGCCGGGGGCTGAGGGAGCGCCGGGGGTTGCGGCCGCGGCcgcccaggaggaggaggaggaggaggaaggcggaggaggaaggtggaggagaaggtACTGGAGGGATCACGGAGGGTTCTGCTGGTGGCTTTGGGGGTCTCAAGGGTTGCTGTGATGGCCCTGAGGGTCCCAAGAGCTCCAGTGATGTCCCAGGTGGTCCCATGAGCTCTGGTGATGTCCTCGGTGGTCCCACAAGCTCCAGTGATGGCCCAGAGGGTCCCACAAGCTCCAGTGGTAGCCCTGGGGGTCTCAAGACTTCCAGTGATGGCCCAGAGGGTCCCAAAAGCTCCAGAGATGTCCCCAGCAGTCCCAAGATCTCCAGTGAAGTCTTTGAGACTCCCAAGAGCTTCAGCAACGTTCTAGAAGGTTccaagggcagccaggagggtATCCAGAGCTCCAGTGATGTCCCCAGCAGTCACAAGATCTCCAGCGAGGTCTTCAAGAGTCCCAAGAGCTCCAGTGATGTCCCTGATggtcccaggga
Protein-coding sequences here:
- the GRIPAP1 gene encoding GRIP1-associated protein 1, with the protein product MAQALSAEEFQRMQAQLLELRTENYRLSDELRKNGAELSGLRQRVQTLDRDLAKANKALSKSKKAQEVEALLGETRMLQGKLQSQEDDFRLQNSTLLRELAKLCAQIEGLEEENRRLQEGGAGGAPRDPPGTPPNSAQPPQDGAEGGGGVTPPPLPAPSEPPQKEKEEEGGGGDAPPRDPPSTPCPEVAQLQEEVAKLTEELQEQRESFLHLQEEKEALLQESRARQEAQAQQELQQLQELQARGRRLQQELEAATKAQGGLRELSEAQARELQDSRSQRESLERELQVCSGEREELRQRLHEAEAAQERLREEQEQQRGQLQEELGQLRAALGEEQRLRELSEAEGRALRQELKDVRDGQRILEKKGSAALKDLRRQLQLERRRGERLQERLQELLVPSRARSGLEELGLDGGSSPGRGPGGDSSSVSSLGRDGSAPGSTKSGSGSPGGGSAGGVPAGGGLSPAEVAELFQRLAQSQQERWLLEEKVRHLEVSSASMAEDLCRKSAIIQSFVRDSRTEAAGPAGPARRGAGPGPGEEGLREMNKKLQNLLEEQLTKNLHLAQDLESLSQELAQLRKEQATPPGPP
- the TBC1D25 gene encoding TBC1 domain family member 25, translating into MAATTGGGASPGGGGGAALEEECEVVRVRVKKNEGQQPPEFRSFAVDPQITSLDVLQHILARAFDLQGKKSFVLSFAARDGQGQDTFVPLLSDGDLANAFTCARPTLRLRLDVRNPPDSPLLEDWDIISPREVAAAEPVPERRSLLAAALPFTQALLAQVGRTLARAQAALAWPEGTLAVSPPPPPPPPCAPLSDADLRSYLGPGGRLLRPQDLRLHIFHGGVEPGLRKVVWRYLLNVFPAGLTGQERLSHLRLKAAEYSSLKVALAARAAPAELAQVAAAVRKDVVRTDRAHPYFGGPEEGHPHLAALQALLTTFALGHPRLSYCQGMSDVAAPLLAVLDDEAQAFLCFCSLMRRLAPRFRPGGRGLARAFGHLRRLLRRADPQFWAFLAARGAHDLLFCYRWLLLELKREFAFEDALKVLEITWSSLPPAPPPPPEGVPLLGAPLGARRAGRGLRERRGLRPRPPRRRRRRRKAEEEGGGEGTGGITEGSAGGFGGLKGCCDGPEGPKSSSDVPGGPMSSGDVLGGPTSSSDGPEGPTSSSGSPGGLKTSSDGPEGPKSSRDVPSSPKISSEVFETPKSFSNVLEGSKGSQEGIQSSSDVPSSHKISSEVFKSPKSSSDVPDGPRDSQEGPESFKDIEEGLESSSNVPRGHKSSSDVPRGHKSSRKVQGRLPRDAGGAPEGSKDSEPGGGRGRKVEEGTDALEMEQRPHSFCWGAGEDPKKGQGGPKEGHHPGEGQDDHRKGQGDPKEGFDDPKEELDDPREGGDDPGTNRDDLRKVPDDLREGHGFGEGHNNPRDGRGDLKDGCDDLKDGHDDLKNGRDAPKEGCDDPRRGHHDLKHDHHDPKDSHDDTNHDHHHLHDDHHTPKTTRHNPTTPEDPWGGRWAWEDPSSSSSSSSSTSCSSGSSSDEEVTVEDDGAPLPPPEELGQGNPFLLFVCLAMLLEQREAVMARAGDYNEVAMHFDRLVRRHHLPRVLRRAKALFARYLEGWGATAPGGPQTGPPSG